The DNA sequence TACTTATAATGTGATAAATTATTTTGTGCAGTTTATATGAGTAGAAATTATACTGTAAGGGAGGAATCGCACATTTTCTTcactaattttattttcaatgcaaaatattctctctttttttgtaaccaatgctgaagataacttaatttgttaaaaaatccttgacaagagaaaaaaaaatcttttgtccTGTGAGTTGCCCACTCTACAAAATCCTAAATCGGGGAGGGAGAACTTTTCTCCTAATTTCGAAAAACTTCTTGATTTCTTAATTcggtgtgggggggggggttaaaaacttactaccaaagataaaaaaaaattatacaaattcTCCATcaatacatgcatacatgtttGCAGTTCTGTCTTTACCCTAAATACcactataaatgaaaatgaaagaaagcagtcACTCCAATTTCTTTATTTGCATatgttataaacaatggaattATTACcgtccccccccccaaaaaaaagaaGACCCTCCCCCTCCTGACACGACATTAAGACTAAATATCAGTTAAACTACAATCTAGATCTTTAAATGACTTTAACTTCCTGAGCTTTTCACTATTTCACAATCATCGCCGGTATGACAGTACTGAATTGAATTTTCTACGTAATGATGATACATGTCTATTACAGTATATAGAAAATGACTATATATTTGGCACATTTATTTCCAGTTTCCTTCACTGCGGAATTTGACCTCACCTCTAACCTTTTAATGGGTCAAAAAACCCACGTggtgtaaatttgaataacaataACGTTAGTAGAGGAGTATACGGCATTTCGTTTATGAATAGCAAAAGGTAACTTAAAAGGAATGTCGATTTAAAACCTGAAAGCTTCCATTAAAATAACACAATGTATGTTTTCTGGACTGTTTTCCTAGCATGTCTAGTAGTACTTTTATTCACACGGTGGCGGAAGACCACGAGAAATGCTACCCTTCCCCCGGGACCTCCCACAGTCCCATTCATTGGGAATCTTCTAAGTGTGAGTCCGGGCACGTTGTTGGAGACGTTCATGGAGTATAGGCAGAAGTACGGAGACGTTTTCAGTCTAATCACTGGTTCGAGGATCCTTGTTGTCGTCAGCGGACATGATACCCTAAGGGATATATTCATAAAGCATGGAGATGTCGTATCCGAGAGACCAGATACTTTTTTTACAAGAGAAATCGGGAAATTCAAaggtaaagtgttgaaattctCATTCTGATTGATCTCAAAAGACGCTCATATCACTGTAGTCAGTAAACTTTAAGATATTAATCAGATTGCTGGTAAACTATTTACTGGTATCAAATGTTTTACAGTTTTATCCTGGGGGAAGTGCAAacaatgaacaatgatcaatttcataactcctataagcaatacaaaatagagagttaggcaaacacggacccctggatataccaaaggtggggtcaggtgccaaggaggagtaagcatcccctgtgaaAATCTAACTGATATGCATAATTCTTGCAATATATCGCCTGTAACATCCCATTTCTGTTCTCGAGAATGATATACTGTGTTTATAATTCAAATCCAGTAGACACAGATTATCATATAGTGACCTTTAGATTAGTTATATCCGCTGACTTAATGTGGGTTCATTGTGTGAGGTCGAAATCTTGTAAGATTgatatcaaggggtccgtgtttgcccaactctctattttgtattgcttatacatgtaggagttatgagatcgatcactgctcgttatcatCACCCTTCATCTCTGCAAATTGTAATGGTAGCCATAATCTCACAAACTTCTAGGAAATTGTATTGTTCTTTTGatttttggagaaaaaaattatcactTCAACTAACATGTCGTATACTTTACactgtttttaaaattcaaggtGTGGTAAGTTCTTCTGGAGAACTCTGGAAAGAACACAGAACATTTACTTTAAATGCACTGAGAGAATTCGGGTTTGGAAAAAGAAGCCTGGAGTCTAGAATTGTTGAGGAAATAGAAGTATTTGTTAAAGAAATCCAATCTAAAGATGGAACACCGTTCAACATGCCTGACCTGCTACATGTCTGTATCGCCAATATCATATGTTCCATCAACTTTGGCCAGCGCTATGAccataatgataaaaaatttcAGTCTCTATTGAATCAGATGAATCAAAATCTGAGCAACGAAAATATAATGTTTGTTGCGACAATATTACCTTTCTTCAAATACATTCCTGGCGATCCATTTCGGATAAAGGAAGCAATTTCCAATGCAACTAGTTTGGAGGATCATCTTCGGAAAATCATTGAGGAGCACGAGGAAGCTTATGATGAAAATAATCTCAGAGATTTTGTTGATGTTTACCTGAAAAAGATGAAATCCGAGAAAGGCAATCCAAACACAACCTATGATGGTAATTACCAGACAGAACTAATTATGAATACAGTAAAGATTTTAGTTTTCTTGTATTGAAATGAGCAAATTCTTAAATTCAGTAGGACGTAATTACCTAAagtcacaggggctaagcccgttttgggcccgaactctgtgataccataaatatagaaaggggtctaactctgacacagatagaaaactaaccactcgcttcaaatgcctaaaaatcttaaactaggtaagctatgcgtaatttgtcgttttcttTACATAGTTTAATGtattaactacttgcatgccaaatttcaagtcattggttcttaaaataacaaagatattcgtcatcgttctctcgatttcacttgtttatttttactaggacatttaccggtccaggtcacggagtcgtttctcgcctatgacagcagcgaaattcagactagtatggaagatttcggacctgtcaattaaaatttcacatcaattatacgctacttacttcctcatattttaataatgttcttcgtgtagacgttacacgacttatttttccttagcagcatcaactgttgacaagatctgccattttaatgaatacactaaatacccgaaatgtctaaaactttaaacaaaGGGGGAgtgggtaataataatctaaatgaaatagaataaacaaaaacaaaaaattaaaaaagcaaagaaataatgttcaatttccttctctaagtgcaatatcacaagaataatgttttgatcagttttaaggtatttgagattttaagtctatcgggtatttagtctgaatttcgctgctgtcataggcgagaaacgactccgtgacctggaccggtaaatgtcctagtaaaaataaacaagtgaaatcgagagaacgatgacgtatatctttgttattttaagaaccagtgacttgaaatttggcatacaagtagttaaaacattaatttatgcaaggaaaacgacaaattacgcatagcttacctagtttaagatttttttaggcatttgaagcgagtggttagttttttatctgtgtcagagttagacccctttctatatttatggtatcacagagttcgggcccaaaacgggcttagcccctgtgcctAAAGTAGTCACCAAAGATGCCATTTTCAGTTAAAGATATTTGTGTATAAATTTTAGATGAGGAAAATATATCACACTATGAGTTGACAACCAATAAAAAGAATCTTTACCATTTCTTTGCAGAGTTACAATTATTGATGATtgtaaatgaattatttatcgCTGGAACTGAAACTACATCAACCGCTCTCCGATGGTTTTCCCTATTTATGATTAGGAATACGGATGTGCAAGATAAAATGCGCAAAGAGATTAATGATGTCATTGGTTTTTCACGTTTTCCTAGAATGGAAGACAAACCAAATCTTCCATACTGTGAAGCAGCCATACACGAGGTTCTCCGAAAAGGAACGGTTCTTCCAATAGCTTTACCCCATGGACTAACGGATGATCTTCAATATAAAGGTTTCACAATTCCAAAAGACACTCTTCTCATTCCGAATTTGCATTCCGTCTCCTTTGACAAGGATATTTTCCCTGATCCACATGCTTTTCACCCAGAACGATTTTTGGATGAGAAAGGAAACCTTCACAATAGGGAGAAAGTTCTAACATTTTCACTCGGTAAGAAAACACTGCAGTTTTGAGCTGATAAATGAAATATAGCAAATTAGGGGCACTTACAATTACATCCacacgaagttttcaaaattacCTTTCATTGTATTTACGTAGAAAGGAAACGTTTCAAaacacattacatgtatttgcgtACTACTGCATgatctttacatgtatttgcgtACTATTGCATgatctttacatgtatttgcgtATTACTGCATga is a window from the Ostrea edulis chromosome 5, xbOstEdul1.1, whole genome shotgun sequence genome containing:
- the LOC125650159 gene encoding cytochrome P450 2B4-like isoform X1 — encoded protein: MYVFWTVFLACLVVLLFTRWRKTTRNATLPPGPPTVPFIGNLLSVSPGTLLETFMEYRQKYGDVFSLITGSRILVVVSGHDTLRDIFIKHGDVVSERPDTFFTREIGKFKGVVSSSGELWKEHRTFTLNALREFGFGKRSLESRIVEEIEVFVKEIQSKDGTPFNMPDLLHVCIANIICSINFGQRYDHNDKKFQSLLNQMNQNLSNENIMFVATILPFFKYIPGDPFRIKEAISNATSLEDHLRKIIEEHEEAYDENNLRDFVDVYLKKMKSEKGNPNTTYDELQLLMIVNELFIAGTETTSTALRWFSLFMIRNTDVQDKMRKEINDVIGFSRFPRMEDKPNLPYCEAAIHEVLRKGTVLPIALPHGLTDDLQYKGFTIPKDTLLIPNLHSVSFDKDIFPDPHAFHPERFLDEKGNLHNREKVLTFSLGRRVCLGETLARMELFLFATSMIQRFQILPTDPDHLPSEKGHFGITYAPKSFSLRAVSV
- the LOC125650159 gene encoding cytochrome P450 2C28-like isoform X2; this encodes MYVFWTVFLACLVVLLFTRWRKTTRNATLPPGPPTVPFIGNLLSVSPGTLLETFMEYRQKYGDVFSLITGSRILVVVSGHDTLRDIFIKHGDVVSERPDTFFTREIGKFKGVVSSSGELWKEHRTFTLNALREFGFGKRSLESRIVEEIEVFVKEIQSKDGTPFNMPDLLHVCIANIICSINFGQRYDHNDKKFQSLLNQMNQNLSNENIMFVATILPFFKYIPGDPFRIKEAISNATSLEDHLRKIIEEHEEAYDENNLRDFVDVYLKKMKSEKGNPNTTYDELQLLMIVNELFIAGTETTSTALRWFSLFMIRNTDVQDKMRKEINDVIGFSRFPRMEDKPNLPYCEAAIHEVLRKGTVLPIALPHGLTDDLQYKGFTIPKDTLLIPNLHSVSFDKDIFPDPHAFHPERFLDEKGNLHNREKVLTFSLG